Part of the Bacteroidota bacterium genome is shown below.
CATTATTGCAGTTCTCAATTCTTTAAGAAGGAGTATAATACTACCGGACTGGATTTGTACAATAAGGCAAAAGAAGGCGATGCAGAAGCATTAAGGATTTTTAAAGAGTATGGGAACAATTTAGGTGAAGCAATATATACTTTGATTTTAGTGTATGATCCGCAGCTTATTGTAATTGGTGGTTCCATTGCTGGAGGAAATGAGTTCTTTGTAGATGGAATTCACGAAGTATTAAAGACTTTCCCTGTTCAGGAGCAAATTAAAAAACTTAAAATAGCTTTTTCTAATGAGCCCAAAGCAGCAGTACTAGGAGCAGGAGCTTTGGTTTACGACGGAAAAGAAGAAGGATTTAATATTAAGCACTAACACGTGGACAGTAGATATATAGATATTGTAGAGCTTTTTAAATCAGGCGTTAATGAAGTAAAACCCGATGTTTTATTGGGTAATAGTATATCGCTTAATAATAATGAAATGCTGATTAAAAATCAATCGGGCAGGGTTTTGGTGATTGATTTGTCGAAATATGATAATGTTATTGTTATTGGAGCCGGAAAAGCTACTGCAGCAATGGCCAAAAAACTGGAAGAGATACTGGAAGCAAAAATCACTTCCGGTACTATTGTTAGTAAGTACGGTTTTAAGGCTGCTTTAAAAGTAATAGATGTTCTTGAAGCCAGCCATCCTGTACCGGATGAAAACGGAATGAAAGGAGCGCAAGCTATTGTCAATATCTGTAAAAAAGCTACGGAAAACGATTTGATAATAAATCTTTTGTCGGGTGGAGCATCTGCCTTGCTTCCACTACCGGTAGAGGGAGTGAGCTTAGAAGAAAAACAAGCTGTTACAAGCGATCTTTTAGATTCAGGAGCAAGTATCGACGAAATCAATATTATCCGCCGACATTTATCAGATATTAAAGGAGGAGGATTGTTAAAGTACATATATCCTGCCGATTTAGTAACCATGGTTATTTCTGATGTAATTGGTGATAAAATTGATATTATCGGATCAGGGATTACTTATCCTGCAGAAAGGAATATAGAAGATTTTAACCGCATAGTTGAAAAATATAATCTTTCCGGTTCTACTATCGATTTTGTTAGGGCTAATGCTGGTAAAACCAAAGAAACTAAAATAGTTTCTGACGAAAAATTGGAAGATTACAAAGCTTCAAATTTAGTTCTGGGTAACAATACACTGGCCTTAAGCAAGATTAAGCAAGAAGCCGAAAAACTTGGATACGAAACTGTCATTGTAACATCTGAGCTTGAAGGAGAAGCAAGCGAAGTGGGAGAGAAGTTGGTAGAAGATGCGGTTGACTTTAGATATAATAAAGCTGAATCAGGAAAAAAATATTGTTTTTTATACGCAGGCGAAACAACTGTGACTATAAAAGGAAAAGGTAAAGGAGGAAGAAATCAGGAAATGGTTCTTGCAGCCGCCAGAGCCCTTGAAGGAACAGATGGAATTACCTTTTTAAGCGGAGGAACCGATGGAAACGATGGGCCAACAGATGCAGCAGGTGCTGTTTGTGATGGTACAACTTTAAAAAATGGAGATGATAAGTATTTAGATATTAATGAATATCTTGATAATAATGATTCCTACCACTATTTTAAAGAAACCGATGAATTGTTATTGATAGGACCAAGTGGAACAAATGTTATGGATGTTCAAATCGTTTTGATTGATGCTACATTGCATTGATAACCTATAGGTACGATTCACGAATGGCACCAATATCATGCACGAATTGATATTATATTGTAAGAAAGAATACATGGAAAGAATAAATTTTAGAATACAATTAAACGAAGGATTTAAAGAAGAATACGAAAAGCGTCATAATCCGGTTTGGGAAGAATTGGAAAGTCAGTTTTTGAATAATGGGGTTATAGAGTATAATATTTTTATGGATGATGATACTAACGAAATTTTTGGTGTTATTACCGTCGAATCAAAACAACATTGGGAAGAAATTGGGAAGTCGGATGTTGTTGCCCGTTGGAGAAAACACATGGATCCTATTTTTGCCAAAAACGCAGATGGTTCTGTTAAAATGACCAGAATGAGAGAGGTTTTTCACATCATGAAAAAAAACTCGTAGAGACGATTCACGAATCGTCTCAATTATTATGTTAGTTTTACCTATAACGAAAACAAATGAACAATGAAACCAAGGCCATACGTATTAAAAGAAACAAACTGGAAATCAGTTAAGGATATAGATTATAAAGTAGCAATTCTTCCATGGGGAGCAACCGAAGCACATGGTTGGCACTTACCTTATGCAACTGATAATTACGAAGCAGCTATGGTTGCAGAATTGGCTGCAGAGAAAGCATGGGAACAAGGAGCAAAAGTAGTTGTATTACC
Proteins encoded:
- a CDS encoding L-rhamnose mutarotase, which encodes MERINFRIQLNEGFKEEYEKRHNPVWEELESQFLNNGVIEYNIFMDDDTNEIFGVITVESKQHWEEIGKSDVVARWRKHMDPIFAKNADGSVKMTRMREVFHIMKKNS
- a CDS encoding DUF4147 domain-containing protein translates to MDSRYIDIVELFKSGVNEVKPDVLLGNSISLNNNEMLIKNQSGRVLVIDLSKYDNVIVIGAGKATAAMAKKLEEILEAKITSGTIVSKYGFKAALKVIDVLEASHPVPDENGMKGAQAIVNICKKATENDLIINLLSGGASALLPLPVEGVSLEEKQAVTSDLLDSGASIDEINIIRRHLSDIKGGGLLKYIYPADLVTMVISDVIGDKIDIIGSGITYPAERNIEDFNRIVEKYNLSGSTIDFVRANAGKTKETKIVSDEKLEDYKASNLVLGNNTLALSKIKQEAEKLGYETVIVTSELEGEASEVGEKLVEDAVDFRYNKAESGKKYCFLYAGETTVTIKGKGKGGRNQEMVLAAARALEGTDGITFLSGGTDGNDGPTDAAGAVCDGTTLKNGDDKYLDINEYLDNNDSYHYFKETDELLLIGPSGTNVMDVQIVLIDATLH